A single region of the Mus caroli chromosome 16, CAROLI_EIJ_v1.1, whole genome shotgun sequence genome encodes:
- the Cdip1 gene encoding cell death-inducing p53-target protein 1 isoform X2, giving the protein MSHPLLIQEVLQPHYWRKKVEPHLPQGHPVSCFCVEQKLSHLLSAHLYSGRTSPAVMQPPPGMPLPSADIAPPPYEPPGQPVPQPGFVPPHMNADGTYMPAGFYPPPGPHPPMGYYPPGPYPPGPYPGPGGHTATVLVPSGAATTVTVLQGEIFEGAPVQTVCPHCQQAITTKISYEIGLMNFVLGFFCCFMGCDLGCCLIPCLINDFKDVTHTCPSCKAYICTYKRLC; this is encoded by the exons ATGAGCCACCCCCTCCTTATCCAGGAGGTCCTACAGCCCCACTACTGGAGGAAAAAAGTGGAGCCCCACTTACCCCAG GGTCATCCTGTGTCCTGCTTCTGTGTGGAGCAgaagctgagccatcttctttcTGCCCATCTCTATTCAGGCCGAACCTCGCCAGCTGTGATGCAGCCTCCACCAGGCATGCCACTACCTTCTGCTGACATTGCCCCTCCACCCTATGAGCCACCTGGCCAACCAGTGCCTCAGCCTGGCTTTGTGCCCCCCCATATGAATGCAGATGGCACCTACATGCCTGCAG GTTTCTACCCTCCTCCAGGCCCTCACCCACCTATGGGCTATTATCCACCAGGACCCTACCCACCAGGGCCCTACCCTGGCCCTGGGGGCCACACGGCCACCGTATTGGTCCCATCAGGGGCAGCCACCACGGTGACAGTACTGCAGGGAGAGATCTTTGAAGGCGCACCAGTGCAGACAGTGTGTCCTCACTGCCAGCAGGCCATCACCACCAAGATCTCCTACGAGATAGGCCTGATGAACTTTGTGCTGGGTTTCTTCTGCTGCTTCATGGG GTGTGACCTGGGCTGCTGTTTGATCCCCTGCCTCATCAATGACTTCAAGGATGTGACGCACACATGTCCCAGCTGCAAAGCCTACATCTGCACATACAAGCGCTTGTGCTAA
- the Cdip1 gene encoding cell death-inducing p53-target protein 1 isoform X1: MSNEPPPPYPGGPTAPLLEEKSGAPLTPGRTSPAVMQPPPGMPLPSADIAPPPYEPPGQPVPQPGFVPPHMNADGTYMPAGFYPPPGPHPPMGYYPPGPYPPGPYPGPGGHTATVLVPSGAATTVTVLQGEIFEGAPVQTVCPHCQQAITTKISYEIGLMNFVLGFFCCFMGCDLGCCLIPCLINDFKDVTHTCPSCKAYICTYKRLC; this comes from the exons ATGTCTAATGAGCCACCCCCTCCTTATCCAGGAGGTCCTACAGCCCCACTACTGGAGGAAAAAAGTGGAGCCCCACTTACCCCAG GCCGAACCTCGCCAGCTGTGATGCAGCCTCCACCAGGCATGCCACTACCTTCTGCTGACATTGCCCCTCCACCCTATGAGCCACCTGGCCAACCAGTGCCTCAGCCTGGCTTTGTGCCCCCCCATATGAATGCAGATGGCACCTACATGCCTGCAG GTTTCTACCCTCCTCCAGGCCCTCACCCACCTATGGGCTATTATCCACCAGGACCCTACCCACCAGGGCCCTACCCTGGCCCTGGGGGCCACACGGCCACCGTATTGGTCCCATCAGGGGCAGCCACCACGGTGACAGTACTGCAGGGAGAGATCTTTGAAGGCGCACCAGTGCAGACAGTGTGTCCTCACTGCCAGCAGGCCATCACCACCAAGATCTCCTACGAGATAGGCCTGATGAACTTTGTGCTGGGTTTCTTCTGCTGCTTCATGGG GTGTGACCTGGGCTGCTGTTTGATCCCCTGCCTCATCAATGACTTCAAGGATGTGACGCACACATGTCCCAGCTGCAAAGCCTACATCTGCACATACAAGCGCTTGTGCTAA